A genome region from Ligilactobacillus cholophilus includes the following:
- a CDS encoding tRNA1(Val) (adenine(37)-N6)-methyltransferase, whose translation MDIKLYEDERIDQLYAQDVKIIQSSSVFSFSLDAVLLANFVKPSFKNNKKALDLCAGNGAVGLFISKIFKGKIDEVEIQNRLADMALRSVKLNDLENKITVYNEDLNSIDSILKKDSYDIVTCNPPYFKASSNSKKNPNKYLAIARHEIAVTLEQVISVSSGMLKTGGKLYLVHRPDRLLEILETMKNNRLAPKRIKLVHPKREREANMVLIEAIKDGKIDGMKFLAPIFIYNKDEYTDEVKEMLYGRK comes from the coding sequence ATGGATATTAAATTATATGAAGATGAACGAATTGATCAATTATATGCACAAGATGTGAAAATTATTCAAAGTTCGAGTGTATTCTCTTTTTCGCTTGATGCTGTTTTATTAGCAAATTTTGTAAAGCCGAGCTTTAAAAATAATAAAAAAGCACTAGATTTATGTGCAGGTAATGGTGCTGTTGGTCTTTTTATTAGTAAAATATTTAAGGGAAAAATTGATGAGGTAGAAATTCAAAATCGGTTAGCAGATATGGCTTTGCGCAGTGTTAAGTTAAATGATTTAGAAAATAAAATTACAGTTTATAACGAAGATTTAAATAGTATAGATTCAATTTTAAAAAAAGATTCATACGACATTGTAACATGTAATCCTCCATATTTTAAAGCTTCATCAAATAGTAAAAAAAATCCAAATAAATATTTGGCAATTGCAAGACATGAAATTGCTGTAACATTAGAACAGGTAATTTCTGTTAGTAGTGGAATGTTAAAGACGGGGGGAAAATTATATTTAGTTCATCGTCCTGATCGCTTATTAGAAATATTAGAAACAATGAAAAATAATCGATTAGCGCCTAAAAGAATAAAACTAGTTCATCCAAAACGAGAAAGAGAAGCAAATATGGTGTTAATTGAAGCAATTAAAGACGGAAAAATAGATGGAATGAAATTTTTAGCACCGATTTTTATTTACAATAAAGATGAATATACTGATGAAGTAAAGGAAATGCTTTATGGAAGAAAGTAA
- a CDS encoding lysophospholipid acyltransferase family protein, protein MFYNFMRRVVAFLVRILNGKITILNKDKLPQGNYILVGPHRTWFDPLFFALAASPKQFAFMAKKELFKNPILKFILKNANAFPVDRENPKPSAIKIPVKWLRNRDISLIMFPSGTRHSQAMKGGVTLISKMANVPIVPAVYQGPLTFKSLLSRKKTVVAFGDPIYIDRKTKLTDENQKKVIKQMEQAFNKLDNEIDPNFVYIDPSSKK, encoded by the coding sequence ATGTTTTACAACTTTATGCGAAGAGTTGTGGCATTTTTAGTCCGCATTTTAAATGGGAAAATTACAATTTTAAATAAAGATAAATTACCACAGGGCAATTACATTCTAGTAGGACCACATCGAACATGGTTTGATCCGTTATTTTTTGCACTTGCTGCATCGCCCAAACAATTTGCCTTTATGGCTAAAAAAGAACTCTTTAAAAACCCTATTTTAAAATTTATTTTAAAAAATGCAAATGCATTTCCAGTTGATCGTGAAAATCCAAAACCATCTGCAATAAAAATTCCAGTAAAGTGGCTACGAAATCGGGATATATCATTAATTATGTTTCCATCTGGAACTCGTCATTCACAAGCTATGAAGGGTGGCGTAACTTTAATATCAAAAATGGCAAATGTCCCCATTGTCCCTGCAGTTTATCAAGGACCATTAACTTTTAAATCGTTACTTTCACGTAAAAAAACTGTAGTTGCTTTTGGTGATCCAATTTATATTGATCGAAAAACAAAACTCACAGACGAAAACCAAAAGAAGGTAATTAAACAAATGGAACAGGCATTTAATAAATTAGATAATGAAATTGATCCAAATTTTGTATATATTGATCCTTCTTCTAAAAAATAA
- a CDS encoding YneF family protein: MSTGFVILFVVLGAIAGFIGGFFVAKKYLENYLKKNPPFNEQMLRTMMLQMGQKPSQRKINQMMTSMKASYAKENNKKK, from the coding sequence TTGTCAACAGGATTTGTAATTTTATTTGTTGTACTTGGAGCAATTGCTGGTTTTATTGGTGGCTTTTTTGTTGCAAAGAAATATCTTGAAAACTATTTAAAAAAGAACCCACCATTTAATGAACAAATGCTTAGAACTATGATGCTTCAAATGGGACAAAAGCCTTCACAAAGAAAAATTAATCAAATGATGACTTCAATGAAGGCTAGTTATGCAAAAGAAAACAATAAGAAAAAGTAA
- a CDS encoding DUF896 domain-containing protein, with the protein MSENKEQKNGKISDELIERINELSHKKKNEGLTEEEAAEQKELYKKYLATFKNNFRSQIEMLQVYDENGNEVTPEKVKEIQRKRGLRDD; encoded by the coding sequence ATGTCTGAAAACAAGGAACAAAAAAATGGTAAGATTTCAGATGAATTAATCGAAAGAATCAATGAACTTTCACATAAAAAGAAAAATGAAGGTTTAACTGAAGAAGAAGCAGCAGAACAAAAAGAATTATACAAAAAATATCTTGCAACTTTTAAAAATAACTTTCGTAGTCAAATCGAAATGCTTCAAGTATATGATGAAAATGGTAATGAAGTAACTCCTGAAAAAGTTAAGGAAATACAACGTAAGCGTGGACTGCGTGATGACTAA
- the lexA gene encoding transcriptional repressor LexA produces MAKSIEERQMKVLRFIYETVQKKGYPPTVREIGEAVNLSSTSTVHGHLTRLSNRGFITKDPTKPRAIEVTDAGVEALGVTKKSNVIPIIGTVTAGQPILAVEQTSDYFPLPPNFESADDLFMLTIRGESMINAGILNDDKVIVRKQTFADNGDIVIAMNNQNEATCKRFFKEKNHYRLQPENDMMDPIILNHVTILGKVIGLYRDSI; encoded by the coding sequence ATGGCAAAATCAATTGAAGAACGTCAAATGAAAGTCCTTCGTTTTATCTATGAAACCGTTCAAAAGAAGGGATATCCTCCTACTGTACGTGAAATTGGCGAAGCAGTAAATTTATCATCTACATCGACTGTGCATGGTCACTTAACACGCTTAAGTAATCGTGGTTTTATTACAAAAGATCCAACAAAACCACGTGCAATTGAAGTGACTGATGCAGGAGTAGAGGCATTAGGCGTAACTAAAAAATCAAATGTTATTCCTATTATTGGAACTGTGACAGCAGGACAACCTATTTTAGCAGTGGAACAAACTAGCGATTATTTCCCGCTGCCACCTAATTTTGAATCTGCAGATGATTTATTTATGCTTACAATTCGTGGTGAAAGTATGATAAATGCTGGAATTTTAAATGACGACAAAGTAATTGTTCGAAAACAAACTTTTGCAGATAACGGAGATATTGTTATCGCAATGAATAACCAAAATGAAGCTACATGTAAACGTTTCTTCAAAGAAAAAAATCATTATCGTTTACAACCTGAAAATGATATGATGGATCCTATAATTTTAAATCATGTAACTATTTTAGGAAAAGTCATTGGGCTTTATCGTGATAGCATTTAA